TGCTGATGCAGTTGCCGTGCAACTTCAATTAGCGTTTCCCAGAGCGAATCTTGCGAATGCAAGGCTTCAATTTATGCAGCGATTGCAGCACCAACATGAACAGCTATTCGCGCAATACAGTGCATTACCAGGCTCGAAAGGTGTGGTGGTTTATCACAACGGCTTCGGTTACTTTCTTAAGCGTTATGGTGTTAAGCAATTGGCTTCGCTAACAGATGTGCCGGAACAACAAATAAGCATGAAACAATTATTGGCGGTGAAACCACTTGCTTCGCAGCGCTGTTTATTGGTCGATAAAGATGAACAGCAACTCGCTGCAGGTTATGCGTTGAAGCTCGATGCGCGTCTGGCTGTCGCCGATCTTCTAGCCGCAGATGACACGCTTACCAGTTATCCGGATTTTTTAAAACGGCTCAGCGATACTGTTGCTGATTGTTTGCCATAAAAGGGTGTTTGTTTCGCACGAATCCCCGCGAACGCAGGACAAAAAAAAGCCCTGCACATAGTAAGAGGAAGGGAGTGCAGGGCCAAGACTCGGTAATAAACCGGCGTGTCTATGAGGGAACTGAAACCGGCCTCATCGGAGGTCGGGTTTGGGCACGAAGCCCAAAAAAGTGCAATCGAGACGCTATACAGCAGGTTTCACTACTACAAACTTCAGAGAAACCTATTAACGCAGCGATTGCGCTGTTTTTTGCTCAATTAGAGCAGTTAACTCTTCACTGATCGTGCTGTTGATACGATTCATGTGTGCGTTGAGCTCAGCGATTTCACGCTGGTTGACGGTCTCAACAGGCACGACGCGGAAGTCGTCCGTAGCTACCCAGCGGTTGCTGGAGCCTATCTCCGCAAGTGCGACATCGAAAGACGAAGCACTGGAATTCTGAGGATCTAGGGCACCAACTTCACCAGAAACAGCTACATTCGAGAGCAGTGCAAGAGCGATTACGCTTGCTAACTTGTTCATCGAAAAATCTCCTTAAAGATGTATGGTGGTGGTTGATACCGAAGGTCAGGAGCACCACTCCTGACGTCCGTTCAAGGCGTTTCGTTACCTTGTGATACGTATAGTAACCAAAGGTAACACTTTTGGCAATCTATATTTTAACTGCGCTTTAAATGAGAATTTGTGTCATTTTCTGGTAACATCACAACATATAGCAATAAATGATTAATAATACCCATATCTTGTGCTTCCCAGTTTGTTTTAATTCCTTTAAGGTATATTAAATAGGTTTTAATATCTTTAGATATTATATAAATTGGTGTTACCCAAAGTTTCGGATATACTGAAAGTGTGATCTTCTTCAATTTGTTACCCAAAGATGACGCCCTGTTACTTATAGGTAACGGGGCAATTTTGGTGTCTGGCGCAAATTGGCGCAGATCGTTGTTTGGCCGGGATTCCCGCCGTATAAAATAGCCGGCTTTGCATCACATTAATAAGTAGTTCCCTGTCGTATCGACCTACAGCCTTCCTTGTTGTTGGGGATCGCTGTATTACAACCCTCTAAAGG
The Alteromonadaceae bacterium 2753L.S.0a.02 DNA segment above includes these coding regions:
- a CDS encoding zinc transport system substrate-binding protein, translated to MLLRSRVIALIFTTMFSFNASANGDYQVLASIRPLALIVQDIVKLAELENSVSVDTLLQRGQSAHHYAVKLSDIQRIKSANLLVWVGPQLEHFLEKPITQYRSSNSLAFSTVVEPDSEDSHQWLDYERAIKLADAVAVQLQLAFPRANLANARLQFMQRLQHQHEQLFAQYSALPGSKGVVVYHNGFGYFLKRYGVKQLASLTDVPEQQISMKQLLAVKPLASQRCLLVDKDEQQLAAGYALKLDARLAVADLLAADDTLTSYPDFLKRLSDTVADCLP